One stretch of Gopherus flavomarginatus isolate rGopFla2 chromosome 2, rGopFla2.mat.asm, whole genome shotgun sequence DNA includes these proteins:
- the NKX3-1 gene encoding homeobox protein Nkx-3.1 produces the protein MSSRAPLPGRQEGQGSTEPPEGKSHPWAQQQHLAGRSLPQGSLPHSSKPLTSFLIQDILRDGADRGAAGKGRKSRGCCDASSPEPALDGASSAPRESTGKPLPKGVPPPPPEQPGEPAAEAYTETNLSDCENPLKSSPSNQRTPKQQKRSRAAFSHTQVIELERKFSHQKYLSAPERAHLAKNLKLTETQVKIWFQNRRYKTKRKQLASELSGLDKNSVFPVLKEDDVSRASLISVYNSYQYYPYLYYLNGWSPSLW, from the exons ATGAGCTCCCGGGCACCCCTTCCAGGAAGGCAGGAGGGacagggcagcacagagccccccgaaGGCAAGAGCCACCCCTGGGCCCAGCAGCAGCACCTAGCGGGGAGAAGCCTTCCCCAGGGCTCGCTGCCCCACTCCTCCAAGCCGCTCACGTCCTTCCTCATCCAAGACATTCTGCGGGACGGTGCTGACCGCGGAGCTGCGGGGAAAGGGAGGAAGAGCCGGGGATGCTGCGATGCCTCTAGCCCGGAGCCTGCGCTGGACGGTGCAAGCTCCGCTCCCCGGGAGTCAACTGGGAAACCCCTCCCTAAAGGGGTCCCCCCGCCGCCCCCAGAGCAGCCCGGAGAGCCAGCCGCAG AGGCATATACGGAGACCAACCTATCAGACTGTGAAAACCCTCTGAAATCCTCACCAAGCAACCAAAGGACCCCGAAGCAGCAAAAGCGCTCACGGGCAGCCTTCTCCCATACGCAGGTCATCGAGTTAGAAAGGAAGTTCAGTCATCAGAAGTATCTGTCTGCCCCAGAGCGAGCCCACCTGGCGAAGAACCTGAAGCTCACTGAAACCCAGGTGAAAATCTGGTTCCAGAACAGAAGGTACAAAACCAAAAGGAAGCAACTAGCCTCAGAACTCAGTGGACTTGATAAGAACTCAGTTTTCCCAGTCCTTAAAGAAGATGATGTTTCCCGGGCCTCTCTGATTTCTGTGTATAACAGCTACCAATACTATCCATACCTGTACTACTTGAATGGCTGGAGTCCCTCTTTGTGGTAA